The Doryrhamphus excisus isolate RoL2022-K1 chromosome 1, RoL_Dexc_1.0, whole genome shotgun sequence genome includes a window with the following:
- the LOC131141579 gene encoding uncharacterized protein LOC131141579, translating to MELSAMGDRVFAAEAILKRRVRKGRLEYLVKWKGWAMKHSTWEPEENILDDRLILGFEQKERDRERSGPKKRGPKPKNPATKARAAKGEPSSRSTKSRQTTLRSSSSAPSRTAPSSSTLPHPSPSSSSSSLAPSPKLNSLAATHKLKKDIHRCHRMSRRPLPRTDPMSFSSPGGFPSRPHVSPFSETVRILNRRVKPREVKRGRIILNLKVIDKPGRGGSSSGARNFPGGRHNIPSRNRIIGKKGEAPYRPFQPPLKMLGFPMYGKPFGLQCGGPLAFQPQPGSCNTRNPRPAPSRYQAPPPSSSASEGKSLPTAAAAEPSQSSEAPEALKGPADPQNTPPPATPSVSPTPATSPSCVEGDETPNPSLPQDAGGQPEPARVPVEGDPDWHPEMGPSCKDVVVTDVTTNLVTVTIKEFPSPASGPASPASVSAENGTPEEPTIPKDGFAPPLRRVVSMETHGGESSLATPPAMSVFAFTYVHIVIGLHLHSIMKFMVVLVGAGSLAFLGAVICIFASVYPRKRAASLGDNGTLTSETILQPLEPSSVAHAGPLGALHGADSYDGGNGLGGMGLGVPSLNELNLGEETDRGSGKTFSYSRLICTPVPLGDCKGKDERQQPLADDPLADDDWTFLRTTAEELRQMVMQQNDQILMDQRTIRELTGKLSECESGLEDERPGPERSIGVWSGNRRVMAGDDVSSSSASQLQTARAVEELARAIMDLKDRIEKLEAEIGPAALNLTDTSPGASSSQAAAKPPTPPTGGSISAAPAAPAAAAAPPGSGARRPASKPSTKGSPGRSRGPWRVEDLEGELERKIKMLEKERQAMRKETQGQYEKINQGIDTANHRVTELEHTLTEPSFPDGFVLSFPMRTNYMYGLVRKEITEMYAFTACVWLKAKEGGIGTPFSYSVPGQPNELVLLQGVHNPVELLINDKVAQLPLSLPQDEWQHICVSWTLRDGVWKAYQGGKMKGRGEGLAAWHPIKPGGVLILGQEQDTLGGRFDASQALVGELSQFNLWDRVLKPAEVAALAECSSSVLGNIAPWTDLDVDVYGGATKESLDPCHAAQRSNPSGPKQ from the exons ATGGAGCTTTCCGCCATGGGTGACCGCGTCTTTGCCGCGGAAGCCATATTGAAGCGCCGCGTCCGAAAG GGAAGACTTGAATACCTGGTGAAATGGAAAGGATGGGCAATGAA GCACAGCACTTGGGAACCAGAGGAGAATATTCTGGATGACAGGCTCATCCTCGGCTTTGAGCAAAA GGAACGAGATAGGGAGCGTAGCGGTCCGAAAAAACGGGGGCCCAAACCCAAAAACCCGGCCACAAAG GCACGGGCCGCAAAAGGAGAACCAAGCAGCCGATCCACAAAGTCCCGCCAGACGACATTGcgctcctcttcctctgctcCCAGTCGAACGGCCCCTTCCTCCTCTACCTTGCCTCATCCTTcaccatcctcctcttcctcaagtCTGGCCCCCTCCCCTAAGCTCAACTCCCTGGCCGCCACCcacaagctgaagaaggacatCCATCGTTGCCACCGCATGTCCCGCCGCCCTCTGCCCCGCACGGACCCCATGTCCTTCTCCAGCCCTGGCGGCTTCCCGTCCCGCCCTCACGTCTCTCCGTTCTCAGAGACCGTCCGGATCCTCAACCGCAGGGTCAAGCCCCGTGAGGTGAAGAGGGGTCGTATCATCCTCAATTTGAAGGTGATTGACAAGCCGGGACGCGGCGGCTCAAGCAGTGGAGCCAGGAATTTTCCAGGGGGACGCCACAACATCCCCTCCCGTAATCGCATCATCGGGAAGAAAGGAGAGGCTCCCTACAGACCTTTCCAGCCCCCGCTAAAGATGCTTGGCTTCCCCATGTACGGGAAGCCATTTGGGCTGCAGTGCGGTGGTCCTCTGGCCTTCCAACCTCAACCTGGGTCCTGCAACACCAGGAACCCCCGCCCAGCCCCCTCCCGCTATCAGGCTCCTCCtcctagctccagtgcctcTGAAGGAAAATCTCTCCCCACTGCTGCTGCAGCTGAACCCTCCCAATCCAGTGAGGCACCAGAAGCCCTTAAAGGTCCCGCAGACCCGCAGAATACCCCGCCGCCTGCCACCCCTTCTGTCTCACCTACCCCAGCAACCTCACCATCTTGCGTGGAAGGCGATGAGACCCCAAACCCTTCCTTGCCTCAAGATGCGGGAGGCCAACCCGAACCCGCGAGGGTGCCGGTTGAGGGGGACCCTGACTGGCACCCAGAGATGGGACCGAGCTGCAAAGATGTGGTGGTCACCGATGTCACCACCAACCTGGTCACCGTCACAATCAAAGAGTTCCCTTCTCCAGCCTCTGGTCCCGCGTCCCCGGCTTCCGTCAGCGCAGAAAATGGTACTCCTGAGGAGCCTACCATACCCAA GGACGGCTTCGCTCCTCCTCTTCGTCGAGTGGTCTCCATGGAAACACACGGAGGAGAGAGCAGCTTAGCAACACCGCCAGCGA TGTCCGTGTTTGCATTTACTTACGTTCATATAGTCATTGGGCTCCATCTCCATAGCATTATGAAGTTCATGGTGGTTCTGGTGGGTGCCGGCTCCCTGGCCTTTCTCGGTGCCGTCATCTGCATCTTCGCCAGCGTTTACCCCCGCAAACGCGCCGCTTCTCTCGGCGACAACGGCACCCTGACCTCGGAGACGATCCTCCAGCCCCTGGAGCCCAGCTCGGTGGCGCACGCGGGACCGCTCGGTGCTTTACACGGCGCCGACTCCTACGATGGAGGGAACGGGCTCGGCGGTATGGGCTTGGGAGTCCCCAGTCTGAACGAGCTCAACCTCGGGGAGGAGACCGATAGAGGCTCGGGGAAGACGTTCAGCTATAGCCGCTTGATCTGCACACCGGTTCCTCTCGGCGATTGTAAGGGTAAAGACGAGAGGCAGCAGCCACTGGCAGACGACCCTCTCGCGGATGACGACTGGACGTTTCTCCGCACCACGGCGGAGGAGCTCCGGCAGATGGTCATGCAGCAGAACGATCAGATTCTCATGGACCAGAGGACCATCCGGGAGCTCACAGGGAAGTTGAGCGAGTGTGAGAGCGGCTTGGAGGATGAGAGGCCCGGCCCTGAGCGGAGCATCGGGGTGTGGAGCGGCAATCGGAGGGTCATGGCCGGGGATGATGTGAGCTCCTCGTCGGCCTCTCAACTCCAGACGGCCCGCGCTGTGGAGGAGTTGGCCCGGGCCATCATGGACCTGAAAGATCGAATTGAAAAGCTGGAG GCAGAGATAGGCCCAGCTGCCTTGAACCTCACTGACACATCACCAGGAGCAAGCAGCAGTCAGGCAGCGGCCAAGCCTCCCACTCCACCCACTGGAGGCAGCATCTCCGCAGCACCCGCAGCacccgcagcagcagcagcaccaccagGCTCTGGGGCTCGTCGACCCGCCTCCAAGCCCTCCACCAAGGGGTCTCCTGGCCGCAGCAGGGGCCCCTGGAGAGTGGAGGACCTTGAGGGTGAGCTGGAAAGGAAGATAAAGATGCTGGAGAAGGAGCGGCAGGCTATGAGGAAGGAGACGCAGGGCCAGTATGAGAAGATCAACCAGGGCATCGACACAGCCAACCATCGTGTCACCGAGCTGGAGCACA CGCTCACAGAGCCGTCATTCCCAGACGGCTTCGTCCTGTCCTTCCCAATGCGGACTAACTACATGTATGGGTTGGTGAGGAAGGAGATCACAGAGATGTACGCCTTCACTGCCTGTGTGTGGCTGAAGGCTAAAGAAGGAGGCATAGGAACCCCCTTCTCTTACTCTGTGCCCGGGCAGCCCAATGAGCTGGTGCTGCTGCAGGGTGTCCACAACCCTGTGGAGCTGCTCATCAATGACAAG GTGGCACAGTTACCCCTGTCTCTGCCTCAAGATGAGTGGCAGCACATCTGTGTCAGCTGGACCCTGAGGGACGGCGTGTGGAAGGCCTACCAGGGTGGCAAGATGAAGGGGAGGGGTGAAGGCCTAGCAGCCTGGCACCCCATCAAACCTGGAGGAGTACTCATCCTGGGCCAAGAACAG GACACCCTGGGAGGTCGTTTTGATGCCTCCCAAGCCCTGGTGGGGGAGCTCTCCCAGTTCAACTTGTGGGACCGTGTGTTGAAGCCCGCCGAAGTTGCCGCCCTGGCTGAGTGCAGCTCCTCCGTACTGGGCAACATTGCTCCCTGGACCGACCTGGACGTCGACGTCTACGGCGGCGCCACCAAGGAGTCCTTAGACCCGTGCCACGCCGCTCAGAGATCTAACCCCTCTGGCCCTAAACAGTGA